A stretch of the Rhinoderma darwinii isolate aRhiDar2 chromosome 3, aRhiDar2.hap1, whole genome shotgun sequence genome encodes the following:
- the TM7SF3 gene encoding transmembrane 7 superfamily member 3 isoform X3: protein MLGGLTEVSMGRSTEIKLNLSSPTEILLQNIPSNVSFILLQVHSQYINVTLSNTKIPNINDSETGSDAGLLTVLRTNQTLCTWYLETLYPDPLLASAVTIPYTERDPIPGACNLEFNLDIDPNVYLQYNLYETVIMFAPANLGHAREGTAPPCDVQMGQESRWRLQYDIYQYFLPENNLNDSVLLAQLQKMALGPLITANGIKLATLTANDRTTMSFSSIPGQGVIYNVVVRDPVLNTSAAYVPVHTYACNFSAAMDNCAALGKVSTKVFFTFCAVFGLFICFFGHRYLKIDFFSMGFIIFGFFMFILLTKVTLLNHDARLSLTALTGIVGGLLLVGYWWRFGCIYLCLMLVGLVLGFLVAAIVFFTPIGDYSTFRNDSVFWLSFTCIALMVPVCLLPFPKKLNILTCSVVGSYTVVLAIDSYLYTSLSYITLNVLKRVLNSDYSTAYSSVPFQKNDFVIIAVWAILVVTGVTTQLYRERERPTFPPTPYVIWKRDRERRITNILDPSYHTPPLKDRLLANLARLRDFFRKEQPRGERTPLLL from the exons GACTCACTGAAGTGTCGATGGGAAGGTCGACAGAAATTAAACTGAATCTTTCCTCCCCCACCGAGATCCTTCTACAGAACATTCCCAGCAACGTCTCCTTCATCCTCCTCCAAGTGCACAGTCAGTACATCAACGTGACGCTGTCCAACACCAAG ATCCCCAATATAAATGACTCTGAGACCGGCAGCGACGCTGGACTCCTGACCGTCCTCCGCACCAACCAGACTTTGTGCACCTGGTACCTGGAGACCTTATACCCGGATCCACTCCTGGCATCGGCCGTCACTATCCCATACACAGAGAGGG ACCCGATCCCCGGAGCCTGTAACCTGGAGTTTAACTTGGACATTGACCCGAACGTATATCTGCAGTACAACCTCTATGAGACGGTCATCATGTTCGCTCCTGCCAATCTGGGCCATGCCAG AGAGGGCACTGCTCCGCCTTGCGATGTCCAGATGGGCCAGGAATCCAGGTGGCGTCTGCAGTACGACATCTACCAGTATTTCCTGCCAGAGAACAACCTCAATGACTCCGTGTTGTTGGCACAGCTGCAGAAGATGGCATTGGGCCCGCTGATCACTGCCAACGGGATTAAG CTGGCCACTCTGACCGCCAACGACAGGACCACCATGTCCTTCTCCTCTATTCCCGGGCAAGGAGTCATTTACAATGTGGTCGTCCGTGATCCGGTCCTGAACACGTCTGCAGCCTATGTGCCGGTCCATACGTACGCCTGCAACTTCTCCGCAGCAATGGACAACTGCGCTGCCCTTG GTAAAGTATCAACCAAGGTTTTCTTCACCTTCTGCGCCGTCTTCGGTCTCTTCATCTGCTTCTTCGGACATCGGTATCTTAAGATTG ATTTCTTCTCCATGGGGTTTATAATCTTTGGATTTTTCATGTTCATCCTTCTCACAAAAGTCACGCTTCTCAACCACGACG CTCGTCTGTCGCTGACTGCGTTGACCGGTATTGTTGGGGGGCTGCTGCTGGTTGGCTACTGGTGGAGATTCGGCTGCATTTACCTCTGTTTGATGCTGGTGGGGCTAGTGCTGGGGTTCCTTGTGGCAGCCATTGTATTTTTCACTCCAATAG GAGATTATTCCACGTTCCGGAATGACAGCGTATTCTGGTTGTCGTTCACTTGTATCGCCTTGATGGTACCGGTCTGCCTGCTCCCCTTCCCCAAAAAA CTGAATATCCTGACCTGCAGCGTGGTTGGGTCCTATACCGTGGTCTTGGCGATTGACAGTTACCTGTACACCAGCCTCAGCTACATTACTTTAAATGTCCTCAAGAGGGTGCTAAACAGCGACTACAGCACCGCGTACAGCAGCGTTCCGTTCCAGAAAAACG ACTTCGTCATCATCGCGGTCTGGGCGATCCTCGTAGTTACCGGCGTGACGACCCAGCTgtacagagagagggagaggccGACTTTCCCGCCGACCCCCTACGTGATCTGGAAACGCGACCGAGAGCGGCGGATCACGAACATCCTGGATCCCAGTTATCACACGCCCCCCCTGAAGGATCGGCTCCTGGCCAACCTGGCTCGATTAAGAGATTTCTTCCGGAAGGAGCAACCGCGGGGGGAGAGGACCCCCCTGCTGCTATAG
- the TM7SF3 gene encoding transmembrane 7 superfamily member 3 isoform X2, with translation MSGGQTQDEWRTCRLQRTGLTEVSMGRSTEIKLNLSSPTEILLQNIPSNVSFILLQVHSQYINVTLSNTKIPNINDSETGSDAGLLTVLRTNQTLCTWYLETLYPDPLLASAVTIPYTERDPIPGACNLEFNLDIDPNVYLQYNLYETVIMFAPANLGHAREGTAPPCDVQMGQESRWRLQYDIYQYFLPENNLNDSVLLAQLQKMALGPLITANGIKLATLTANDRTTMSFSSIPGQGVIYNVVVRDPVLNTSAAYVPVHTYACNFSAAMDNCAALGKVSTKVFFTFCAVFGLFICFFGHRYLKIDFFSMGFIIFGFFMFILLTKVTLLNHDARLSLTALTGIVGGLLLVGYWWRFGCIYLCLMLVGLVLGFLVAAIVFFTPIGDYSTFRNDSVFWLSFTCIALMVPVCLLPFPKKLNILTCSVVGSYTVVLAIDSYLYTSLSYITLNVLKRVLNSDYSTAYSSVPFQKNDFVIIAVWAILVVTGVTTQLYRERERPTFPPTPYVIWKRDRERRITNILDPSYHTPPLKDRLLANLARLRDFFRKEQPRGERTPLLL, from the exons GACTCACTGAAGTGTCGATGGGAAGGTCGACAGAAATTAAACTGAATCTTTCCTCCCCCACCGAGATCCTTCTACAGAACATTCCCAGCAACGTCTCCTTCATCCTCCTCCAAGTGCACAGTCAGTACATCAACGTGACGCTGTCCAACACCAAG ATCCCCAATATAAATGACTCTGAGACCGGCAGCGACGCTGGACTCCTGACCGTCCTCCGCACCAACCAGACTTTGTGCACCTGGTACCTGGAGACCTTATACCCGGATCCACTCCTGGCATCGGCCGTCACTATCCCATACACAGAGAGGG ACCCGATCCCCGGAGCCTGTAACCTGGAGTTTAACTTGGACATTGACCCGAACGTATATCTGCAGTACAACCTCTATGAGACGGTCATCATGTTCGCTCCTGCCAATCTGGGCCATGCCAG AGAGGGCACTGCTCCGCCTTGCGATGTCCAGATGGGCCAGGAATCCAGGTGGCGTCTGCAGTACGACATCTACCAGTATTTCCTGCCAGAGAACAACCTCAATGACTCCGTGTTGTTGGCACAGCTGCAGAAGATGGCATTGGGCCCGCTGATCACTGCCAACGGGATTAAG CTGGCCACTCTGACCGCCAACGACAGGACCACCATGTCCTTCTCCTCTATTCCCGGGCAAGGAGTCATTTACAATGTGGTCGTCCGTGATCCGGTCCTGAACACGTCTGCAGCCTATGTGCCGGTCCATACGTACGCCTGCAACTTCTCCGCAGCAATGGACAACTGCGCTGCCCTTG GTAAAGTATCAACCAAGGTTTTCTTCACCTTCTGCGCCGTCTTCGGTCTCTTCATCTGCTTCTTCGGACATCGGTATCTTAAGATTG ATTTCTTCTCCATGGGGTTTATAATCTTTGGATTTTTCATGTTCATCCTTCTCACAAAAGTCACGCTTCTCAACCACGACG CTCGTCTGTCGCTGACTGCGTTGACCGGTATTGTTGGGGGGCTGCTGCTGGTTGGCTACTGGTGGAGATTCGGCTGCATTTACCTCTGTTTGATGCTGGTGGGGCTAGTGCTGGGGTTCCTTGTGGCAGCCATTGTATTTTTCACTCCAATAG GAGATTATTCCACGTTCCGGAATGACAGCGTATTCTGGTTGTCGTTCACTTGTATCGCCTTGATGGTACCGGTCTGCCTGCTCCCCTTCCCCAAAAAA CTGAATATCCTGACCTGCAGCGTGGTTGGGTCCTATACCGTGGTCTTGGCGATTGACAGTTACCTGTACACCAGCCTCAGCTACATTACTTTAAATGTCCTCAAGAGGGTGCTAAACAGCGACTACAGCACCGCGTACAGCAGCGTTCCGTTCCAGAAAAACG ACTTCGTCATCATCGCGGTCTGGGCGATCCTCGTAGTTACCGGCGTGACGACCCAGCTgtacagagagagggagaggccGACTTTCCCGCCGACCCCCTACGTGATCTGGAAACGCGACCGAGAGCGGCGGATCACGAACATCCTGGATCCCAGTTATCACACGCCCCCCCTGAAGGATCGGCTCCTGGCCAACCTGGCTCGATTAAGAGATTTCTTCCGGAAGGAGCAACCGCGGGGGGAGAGGACCCCCCTGCTGCTATAG
- the TM7SF3 gene encoding transmembrane 7 superfamily member 3 isoform X1, protein MMSGWGLNTLLVLLGAVCAISAGLTEVSMGRSTEIKLNLSSPTEILLQNIPSNVSFILLQVHSQYINVTLSNTKIPNINDSETGSDAGLLTVLRTNQTLCTWYLETLYPDPLLASAVTIPYTERDPIPGACNLEFNLDIDPNVYLQYNLYETVIMFAPANLGHAREGTAPPCDVQMGQESRWRLQYDIYQYFLPENNLNDSVLLAQLQKMALGPLITANGIKLATLTANDRTTMSFSSIPGQGVIYNVVVRDPVLNTSAAYVPVHTYACNFSAAMDNCAALGKVSTKVFFTFCAVFGLFICFFGHRYLKIDFFSMGFIIFGFFMFILLTKVTLLNHDARLSLTALTGIVGGLLLVGYWWRFGCIYLCLMLVGLVLGFLVAAIVFFTPIGDYSTFRNDSVFWLSFTCIALMVPVCLLPFPKKLNILTCSVVGSYTVVLAIDSYLYTSLSYITLNVLKRVLNSDYSTAYSSVPFQKNDFVIIAVWAILVVTGVTTQLYRERERPTFPPTPYVIWKRDRERRITNILDPSYHTPPLKDRLLANLARLRDFFRKEQPRGERTPLLL, encoded by the exons GACTCACTGAAGTGTCGATGGGAAGGTCGACAGAAATTAAACTGAATCTTTCCTCCCCCACCGAGATCCTTCTACAGAACATTCCCAGCAACGTCTCCTTCATCCTCCTCCAAGTGCACAGTCAGTACATCAACGTGACGCTGTCCAACACCAAG ATCCCCAATATAAATGACTCTGAGACCGGCAGCGACGCTGGACTCCTGACCGTCCTCCGCACCAACCAGACTTTGTGCACCTGGTACCTGGAGACCTTATACCCGGATCCACTCCTGGCATCGGCCGTCACTATCCCATACACAGAGAGGG ACCCGATCCCCGGAGCCTGTAACCTGGAGTTTAACTTGGACATTGACCCGAACGTATATCTGCAGTACAACCTCTATGAGACGGTCATCATGTTCGCTCCTGCCAATCTGGGCCATGCCAG AGAGGGCACTGCTCCGCCTTGCGATGTCCAGATGGGCCAGGAATCCAGGTGGCGTCTGCAGTACGACATCTACCAGTATTTCCTGCCAGAGAACAACCTCAATGACTCCGTGTTGTTGGCACAGCTGCAGAAGATGGCATTGGGCCCGCTGATCACTGCCAACGGGATTAAG CTGGCCACTCTGACCGCCAACGACAGGACCACCATGTCCTTCTCCTCTATTCCCGGGCAAGGAGTCATTTACAATGTGGTCGTCCGTGATCCGGTCCTGAACACGTCTGCAGCCTATGTGCCGGTCCATACGTACGCCTGCAACTTCTCCGCAGCAATGGACAACTGCGCTGCCCTTG GTAAAGTATCAACCAAGGTTTTCTTCACCTTCTGCGCCGTCTTCGGTCTCTTCATCTGCTTCTTCGGACATCGGTATCTTAAGATTG ATTTCTTCTCCATGGGGTTTATAATCTTTGGATTTTTCATGTTCATCCTTCTCACAAAAGTCACGCTTCTCAACCACGACG CTCGTCTGTCGCTGACTGCGTTGACCGGTATTGTTGGGGGGCTGCTGCTGGTTGGCTACTGGTGGAGATTCGGCTGCATTTACCTCTGTTTGATGCTGGTGGGGCTAGTGCTGGGGTTCCTTGTGGCAGCCATTGTATTTTTCACTCCAATAG GAGATTATTCCACGTTCCGGAATGACAGCGTATTCTGGTTGTCGTTCACTTGTATCGCCTTGATGGTACCGGTCTGCCTGCTCCCCTTCCCCAAAAAA CTGAATATCCTGACCTGCAGCGTGGTTGGGTCCTATACCGTGGTCTTGGCGATTGACAGTTACCTGTACACCAGCCTCAGCTACATTACTTTAAATGTCCTCAAGAGGGTGCTAAACAGCGACTACAGCACCGCGTACAGCAGCGTTCCGTTCCAGAAAAACG ACTTCGTCATCATCGCGGTCTGGGCGATCCTCGTAGTTACCGGCGTGACGACCCAGCTgtacagagagagggagaggccGACTTTCCCGCCGACCCCCTACGTGATCTGGAAACGCGACCGAGAGCGGCGGATCACGAACATCCTGGATCCCAGTTATCACACGCCCCCCCTGAAGGATCGGCTCCTGGCCAACCTGGCTCGATTAAGAGATTTCTTCCGGAAGGAGCAACCGCGGGGGGAGAGGACCCCCCTGCTGCTATAG